The genomic region AGGATTAATTTTTGCGTCGCTTTAAGTCCAGCTCctctttaatttgtttttaatagcaAAGGTTTTATATTTAAcctgtgttttcttttctggtTTCCGTGCtaggtagaaaaaaaatttccaagtcGGAAAATATAACCGAATTTTACACTTTCTCTTATCACTTAGTCacagtttgaatttttcttttttgtttaatatgatAATTACATGCTTAATTGCAATTGGAAATCATATTAATTCTCTGCAGAAACAATTGGagacagaaatacaaaaaccgTTAATGTCATAAAAGATACttaggaaattgaaactaaagAGAATTGGGGGGCATGGAATAAACTACAGAGGAGAGAAAAAGATATTAAGGCTTGGAAGAAAAAGAGGAGGATATTGAGAGACAGGAGATATGCAAACTGACCGCATGCAAGGAACTATgctacaatttgaaaaaaaacaacaacttggGAAAGACTTGAAGAAGCAcacaaaaagaataatataaCCTAGATTAGCCCTGGTTGGTAAACAGTTTCAAAGTGAGACAGTAGTTTTAGGatgataaaaatctaaaaagctCAGAAGATGATCTTAGAGCCACTAGAAAGGCTAACTAACCTAAGCCTACCATCTCCAAAATCCAGAAAGGGATAGATTAGATTTGGTTAACATTTTCAAAACGTTAAAGGCAGGGATGCAGCTAAGGAGGGAGGACTCCCCATCATAGTTCTAAGGTGTCGACCCTGTGCGCCGACACTTTGGAAACTTAGCTGATGGGTCCGCAATTTTCGGCACAGTGGACAGTTTGCTGGCACATTCTTTATGTCCAAAATCTAAACCCTAGCTGCGCTCCTGGTTGAAGGTATTGATTTCTTTCAGTTCAGCTATTATTACGGCTATTACACACGGATAACTCATTAAAATTGCACCAGCTAGGGGTTGTAAGAAAAGTTAGACAGGGTTCTTTTATAAGTCGTTTCGctaaatcatggaaaatgctgcCTTACCATGCCGTTACAACAAATAATACTGCAGCTTTTAATACAGCTTTGGTTGgaatttctttttacaaaagACAGTATATGGAACCGCAGCAAGTGTGACTTTAGAGTGATATATTGTTGCCTCGTTCATAGTgaagtatttatttgtttttgtaatttgataAACTTATGGAACTTATTATTTAAGgtacaaataaaattgatagAAAAAGAACTTGAGCAAATAATAtcaagtattattttttataatacctTTGTGAGCACGCAAATAGTGTTGGCCTCATGCATAAAGTAACAGTAATAGTGAACGTTGAATTTTGTACATTACTAAGGTAAAAACAAGGCGTCACTGGGTTAattgtcatttgttttttttttttcgtattcttTTATCCTCTCTCTCTTAGTTATAAGTAATAATGGTATTATACATTGCCAGTTCAATTgagtataaataataaaaaaaaggtttgataataaatatttacatttttctttttctcctctcCGCGTTTATTTCCCTTATTTTATGTTATGAATTTTGGTAGATACGATTGTAGTGTTTTTCCCTACGTTCACAGGCTGATTATTTGATATATTGATTGTTTGATATaaataaagttgaattttttttttaagttgaaagcACCGCTCAATGCGTCTTTTTATCCTCTTTCTGATATACTAATTGTTTCagatgcacccccccccccaaatcaaCAATAATGGTTAGGCAAATAAGAATATGTTTATTGTAAAGCCAATAAACTCCTATTCGAAACAAACTGTTAAGATTGATGGAAAATCCTTATTTACGGGGTTCTAAATCTTTAATGTAACTTTCgcaaaaagtaaatattaaatatcagtCGAAAAAAACAATCTTAGTTTTACAGACTCGGGTTGGATACAGTTCAGTTTCATtaaatacaactaaaaatatattcaattgtataaaaatctatatatcaAATAGACTCGTTCAAGTTATTGTTAGCTTGGATATTTATTGAGGTTCTAATACAGTCTAACCAACTAGACGTCTAACCAAAGCAGGGAAGGGGTTCCCTCAAATATTCTAATTATTTTACACCTTCTATATTATGCaacatttgtcttcttttttaaaaagcaTAACCCCTGGAAAATTGCGTTAAGTTtgtgatatttttatattttattaagccCACAGTGCGTAAAAATTGCCGTCGGTATGGAGAGTGAAAGATATTAGACCCttttttctccccccccccccaccaaaaaaatgcTGGGGATTCGCCCCTTCACGCTAGACCAACAAAAGATATCCAATCAGGTAATAATTGCCAATTTTGATAGTCTTCTCGCTGCAAATTTTGAATTAGCTAAATCAATAATGATTGAATACGACCAAGTGTTAGCTTTCAAAGTAGAGAACTCGAtggcaacaatttttttttttttaatcaacggTGAAGGGAGcgacttttttaaatttctctaATGAAGATACCCAAAAAATAAGTCATCTTCAgcgaaaagaggaaaaaacggTATTTTCAATATTCAGAAGGGACACAAAACCTGAAGAACAATACCCCATTCCCCAATTGGCGCCACTGCGAGAATATTATTTGGGCTAATAGAACTAAAATCTACTCCATAATCTGTATATGATGAACTATAAACTATGACATAAGGAACACTATAtgaaaaactaagaaacaaaCATATTCGTAATTACGTGGTAGAATGCAACTAAACGGTACTAAATCTAAAGGACAATTGCTAATATCCGATATTAACTTACCGATTTTTCGCTGCAGCTGCACGATCCCTCTGACGCCGATTTTTAAACCAATTCCCAACCTGGGTAGGCGTTAAACCTGTTGCTTGGGCAAGTTCTCTTTTCTTAGTTGGGTTAGGATAAGGATCTTGAAGGTACCATTCTCGTAAAAGAGAGCGAGTCCTTTCTTTAAAACAATGTGTCTTTtgttccccatcccatattgtTCGGGGCAGAGGGAACTTCTTTCGTACGCGATATTTATCAACAGGACCTAACGGCCTTCCTCGCAGTTTTTCTGCCTCTAAATAATGAGCTTCTAACCACAGGGCTTGTAATTTTGAATGTGAGTCTTTGGTAAACCGGTGGCTTTCAACAATATGGTATAATTCACGGTAACTGCCCATATGAAAAGCAACAAGGGCCCTAGCTCGTAGAACGGACTCATTTGAGCTTAATTCTCCTAGGTTTGGATGAGCGACGGGTAGGGACCAAAGAAATCTCCCAAGTCTTTCTATATCTCCACTATCCTCAAGAGTTTCACAAACAGCTGCCACTTGGGCCACACTAAAACTAAGCGACGGTAGTCCAAACGCGGAAGTAGGAATAAGAGGAAAATTTGGAGATTGTCCGGTTGCCGGATTTTGCATCCCGAAAGCCAAAGAGCCAAGGCTTAGTGCCATTCCAGAATTCAGTGCAGCGGCCCTGTCTAATTGTAACAACGTGGCCGCGGCCAGCTTCTGTCGTGTCGGGCCGTCCAGTTTAACAAAGTTTATTTTCACACAAATCGATAGATATCCAAAACTAGCACCTATTTGTATCAAACCACGATGAACAATGATCTCATAGTCTTAGAATGCAAGCTATAGGCATCAAATAGCGAATAGATTAAATTTAGCCTACTGGGCGGAGTTGGACGCTTCCAGCATATCACCATATAAACACCAGGGTGTCAGAAGCCTGGCTCAATCTATGATCGATTCCAGTCATTTTAACTTTTCTCAACTCCCATTGGCCAGAACCTATGACGCTTGAGTGACCGAGCCAATGAGAGAAGAGTATTATGGAAGACTATTGACACGGAGACGGTGATTGATTTCGGAGAGGAAACTTAGCGAGTTGATTATTCCATATCCAGTAGTCGGCAAATGTTATTCTAGAAAACTGTCAGGAACGGAGGAAGCAATTACCCAAGAGACGGTCCTAACTGACATTTGACGCTGCTCTAACCAGGAAACCAAATGACActgaataaaattgtttctaatCAAAATGGATGATGGAAGACTCCTAACggaaaaaggaaattttgaatTATCGTAATAGTACTGCCAATcttgatatttaattttggcaatgctttattttttgtgACGCAgtctatgttttattttattacctaGTTATCGAAAGATCACAACATCTCATTAGATCAATCATATTTACTCACAAAGCATTTTATGAGCTACATAGAAATTGAATGTATATTTGTCAGACATTTTTCACACGTTAAAAGAATAAGAGAAGCTTGATTCTCACTAAGtttaaatctaaaattgaaatgtCACCTTTGCACAGATTTGTAAAAATTACCTCAACTTCATATAAATTTATCACACACATCGACCCAGATTGACCAATAGGCCCGGGCCTATGGGAGTGATTTTcttcttaacaaaaactgaaCTGTTTTGATTTATCGTTCAAGTGCCAGGTCCACTCCTTTGCTGCGCTGCCTATTCAtggaaaagtgattttaaagaAGCACACACTCGGgcctagaagcgtcaaagctttaattCTTGCCATGCACACACTGCAGATTTTTGAATTCACGCAAAATgtgtatttcaaaattttcaatcataGTTGGTTTGAGGAATCCCCGTCTGTTTTAAAAGCATGCCAAAGTAGTGTTCCTAACGGGATCTCGAAAATTTTGACAGTTTTCAGAAAACATAAGGTAACTGGGGGGAAACGACATTATAATTCTTAGGGACGATTTTGActaattttattcattgttaATTAATGTTCATCTACAAGCAGCTGTCCGTAATAGAATCGTATCCTGTTTAACACAATGTGCgaatagaattttgaattttatggaACATGGGTTATTATGGGAAAGAATTGTTAATAGGTTGTTTGCTAACAACAAATAGACATCAACGAATCTAATGAAAATGCAAAATCATCGGCAGATGCGAGGGAGAGCTGGGGACATCCAACTGGATTAAATGcattttaacttttgattttacttaaatttatttgaatctgtTCACCATTAAGTGACTACCATCATCTTTCTGCCTTGAGTAcggttttgtttgtatttacaCAAATCTCttgagtaagaaaaaaaattctagttacaAAATGGTCATTGAAAAGCCTTACAAACCTGTCAAGCAGGACAAGATCATTCtaaaaatcattaatattcAAAAAGTCCCTCAATCTCCCGCAATGAATTTTCGTAATGACAAAGGGGTGAGTCAGGGGGAATTCTAAGATTTTTAGAGTCAAAGTACCTATTACTGTCTGTATAATACTCAATAACACTCAAGTACCGATGGACATCCCTCCTTCCTCCACAACACccagcttttctttttttttgtaaaaccgaAGGCATATTTAAATCCTGTTTCAATCAGAATCATGCAAAGATTCTTTATTCGTATGAGTGGAGATGATCAAGAAGCTCTTTTCCAATCCACCCgaaatctattttaaattttaaaaagtgttcTGCGAAATTACACCTGTTCGAAAATTGTGTCTAAAAATTCAAATCCTGCCTTGGTTTTTATTGAGTATTCTAattaacaagaaaacaaaagttacttcgaacggaaaataaaataacCTAAAACGACTAGATTTCAAActgaataatcaagtcaaacttaattGACTTGACATAGCGGAAATTGACATAGGTAAGAGGGGGCTCCCAATCTCTCAAAACCTTTACGGGCTAGGGCGTTATTTGTGCttgactaaaaacaaaatatgttttggacaattttttgtattgaaaaattatatactGTTCGaacaaaaagaattatttttttacgtcAAAATATTATAAACAGTCTATTGATTTCTTTTAGTTTGCAATgcaaaaaattttaatgcattAATGTAAAATGCATAGAAAGTCAGTTGTTGAATCATTCATTGGCTCACCAGTTCAAAAAATTGCTTCGGCAACCTAACGAGATTGCTTCAAAGATGACATATTAACATTTGTAAGGTTTATTTAGATATAACAGTTTTCTGCGCCTTTACAATAGTGACAAAAAAGTAtccttttgaaatagtaaaattaaattggaaGCCGcagattttttagtttatgagtgtgtttgttttttcctacAGATTCAATTACTATTTTCTTTAGTTGTGtgttctgataaaaaaaaatactgctcAAAATCAAGCCCATGTCCAGGGCAGGGGGAGGGTTAGGATTAGGGGGTTCAGACACCTCCCCCGGAAATGTTTGTCtcactcgtaaaaatgtaaacaTTAGAAAACGgatcctcccccaaaaaaaaatcctgtgtaCTGCcctttctcaaaatatttattatttccaaaaaagtgaaaataaaacttaagccTTAGTGGTATAAGGGGCCGGACGTCTCACTCCTATTTTTGgtagtttctttttatctttgtctTGGCTTGGTTattagtttaaattaaaaacaagtaacaataacaaaaaaatagaacttccTGTAGAAAAGTACATAGCCTCATTGAAgcctaaaatgagcagaaataaaaccatataATCAGGGATGTAGCTCCAGCATTCTTATTGTGGGTGTAAGAGGGAAACCCGAAGAGTCGaggggcatgggctatatactagttttttctttaaattattagCGGCGACTGCCCCCCTTGCCACCCCCTTTAAACGATGTCACTGCATGTAATAATTCAATCTTAAAACGAAAGCACATtcctatcaataaataaatgaaacccaaaagagTGAAACTTTGTAAATTGGTAAGAAATAGGACAATAAGCTTAGCCCACGTGAGTTATCTTGACAACTACTCAAAGGAGAAACATTCTTCGAGTATAAAAGggattatttttactaaaactGATCTATAAGGATTCCTGATGTCAGTGACTACAAATGTAGCTAATATTAAAATACCGACGTTCAAGTCATAGCACATCAATTACAGAATATTTCACAAATGGTAATCATGTCATTTCATTTTGAAATCCAATTCGTGCAAAGATTTTCCATCTACGACTATAGCCACGATCATTTTGTCAATGCTCTCTCCATTAGAACCGTTTCTCAAGCCTACACACAGGTTATATCTCTCTTGTCTCACAAATTGCACATCTGAGGGTAATATTGAAATATAGACATCCAAAATCAAGCAATATCCATCCCATATTCCAGACGCCCTATGCCCCGACATCCCTCGCGCCAAATGTCCACATATAGACGAATGTTGCCTCTTTCAACGCGTGATTGCTATTTCAAGATCGTAATATGGTTGCcgtaaataaaaacacaaggtatTATGCATATTATATGCATATAATACACAAGGTATTATACAAATGATCTTAGATTTCTACCAAAAGCAGTCTCTAAGGATTGTTGATCTTGCTGATTAAAAATATGAGGCTAATGTTGCTAAACAGACGTCGTTCAATGTTAAAATAATGTATTATAGTATTTCAAAATAGCGTTTGATTCTCATCAAAGTTGGCAACACGATGCTTCAGTCTATTAGCCTAGCAGAGTGTGATCCTTCCAACGAACAATTTGGATAATTATAACTGTATCGCACAATGAAGACCCTTCATATAACATGAGCACGACAATAGAGTGGCAAGAATTTGATTGACAGCTTATCGCAGTAGAAATTTATATAACAAGTATTCCATCAATAGGGggaacaattttaattttataccttGATGGTGACAGTTGAAGCGTAAGTGTGTTAAATATATCTCGTAATTGCAGGCAATGTCCCATTATTCCTGTAGACTGGTACTTTTTCCGAGGTGTCGCTATAGCAGGACTGGAAAGTTTCGTCATTATTCTTTTATCCTTCAAagttttgctataattttacttttctatgGGGAAAATGTTGCATGCTTATCAATTGTGAAATCctgaattattataaaataataaattcaattaattttattattgtaaTAAGTGGAAGAACACTCATGTAGTTTTAGCGCATGTTTGAGCAATGCTAGGATCATAAGCGgttaactgaaaaatatttaccCGACTAAATCTAACATTGTAGGCTATACATCCTAACTTTTCTTAGGAGATTCGTTCTCTGGGTTCATAAATGATCACACACAGAGACTATAAAGGCTACTGGATTAGCTGAAGTTAAAAGACCAGAATCAGAGGAATAGAAGTAAAAATGAACTAACCTCAGAGAAAAGGAAGGATGAGTCGAATTGGAGGTAGAAATGCATGAGAAATAGTGGGAAGAACAAATCTGTTCACAATAACTTTAAATCTCATGAAAGATACTTTTCAGGtaattatttccaatttttctatGAAGTTCTTTTAACAAAGTTTGCTCTGATAATAATCTAGATAATCTGATAATCtaatctagagcaaaatcttggggaagGCCCAGTGTGACAGGggtgccaatgagcaaaatctggggggggtcaatgtgacaaaggtgctaATAACTGACCAAATTggcaaatttattaaaaaagagagtaaaataagaaaaaaagacgaTATGAAGGTGACAGAAGAAATCTCGGGGGCCGCCCCCGCCCCCTGGATCTGCCAGTGCTGACTATAATTTTGTATATCCCTCTCCTATCTTCAAGCGTGCATATGAATGCAATCTTCTATTTTCTGTTCAATATGTGTCTGAAGCAAGAGGAAAGCTATTAATGCAACCTTTCTCTCCCAAGGAaacaagaaaacattaaaaagttcaaaatgagAATATAAGGTACACTCTCATTTAAATGCTGGTAGCAGATCAAAGTTGCTGGTAGCACTTGTCTCCAATGGTAAATTCACTGGTAGGGCTTATAAGTTCAGTAATGGTAGTTGGTAATTAGCAAATATACGCAGAAAACAAATAAGCCTACTGTTGAACTATGTGTACCCCTACGTTTAAAAGGTTCAAATAAGTAAATTCAGGTGGAATATGAATATAcatgcttattttttcaattgtgtGACATACTAGAAAATATtacgaaataaattttatcttatGTTCAATATAGGATAAAATTGTAATAGGAAAATGGAAGTAAAATTCATATTATCATCTGACTTGTGGTAGATCCAAACGAACATAATAACTACATGCGAAAAGCCAGGAAGAGGACAAATATCCCTTCCTCTGAACCtaagaaaatacaaaactttactttcacaaacaccaaaaaacaatagggaattcttttcgtaagacggtggaaacaaattagaatgaatacttctgccctatgtccaagggccgtccttaACAAGACATagatatataagaagaaaaacttacaacaggatacaatcaatacaactaaaatgaaaattttttaaaaacagtcccGACATCCTCACGTCAGCGAAGTTCAACTCGGACTGATAAATGAATTGTTATGAGACGAGGCAATTGCTTTGAAATGAAAGAGAGtgatttaaaaacgtttttaatgctaatcttgcttttttggctgctgatctcgtaggtctatttgtgacaggttctgtgttagcatctattgttttttttataatattttgtaagattgtttttaattaaatttgtctATACAgtatttagtgaatattcttcgaagtccctatttaaggaaatattattattaatcttaagtctgatttcaatgcTTCTcaaactacttgctttatgcttAGTTCATTGCTAATAAGGGCGGAATCTTCTAAAAGTATTtcgtggctaggattttcaaacacatgggtgcttaaagcagaatcaaaagaaacagaagcaatattataatttagagctttggtgataCCATCTTTGCGCTGTTGTAGGCGGTCGCTATTTAAACTTGACTTTTAAATCTAAACCCTTATGCTGgacaaaaattttttcattagaaggggcaatataaaaaaacaaattcgcAATAcgcagaaatttgaaaaaagttaagCACTCTTTTGGGATGAGCCCCCGAACCTCTCCCCACGCATTCCCTTCTGTATAAGCCCCTATTCGATGTATTTATTCCCGTTTGTCTTCAAATCTATTCAGAATAATgacattttcatttaattaagaATATTACTACCCATCAGATAAAatcaagggctttaagttactaataagtaaaaaaaaaatctttcgaaATTATGGAgccattaaaacttcaaacttaCTGCACGCCAATAAAAACGTATGTTTTTCCATCAGTGCAGTAGATGTGTAATGTAAAGAGTTATAattgtgtttattaataaagtatcgTATTGTAAATAATGAAGACAAAGCTCGAACTTTAATGTACAAAGTTgggtattgaggggggggggcagcgctattcatatacagaataatctcagttcgtttaaaattttaatgtgggtccttacttttaatagaagaaaaactcatttttactgaatttctggtcgttttttaaatagacCCAGAAAATCCACCCCTCCGAGGAAAATCCCCCACGAAAAAATCATCCGTAAAATGTTCCTCCGACGTAATATTCTTCCGCCGAGAAATCACCCCCGGGCAATGTCATCCTCGCTGCGAATTCCTCCCACAAAATTTCTTGCTTACGATTCCGCCTGAAAAATACTCCTTaatatactttcatttgaagaaacacttgtttttatttaatctctaaaCCTTTTCATGGTCATGGAGGAATCCCCTCTCCTTGGAAAATATTTCGCGGAAATCCCCCCCAACGCAAAGTTTTTCCCGTGGAAATGTTTCCTATGGAGAATTTAGCCTGGTGGTTATCCACCCATAAAGGTTTTCTTCCGTGTCAAATCCTTCCCGCCGCGTAAAAATTTCCCAGAGAAATCCAActccgctgaaaatttccctggATATTTCCCCCAAaccatctccacatgtaaaatggGGTGGCCAACCAGAAGTTAAGACAGATAAAGCAAATTGTGTATACGAATTCTGGGAAAGtacccccgtgtaaaatttcccctggaagtTTCACTCCCGAAAACTGCCATCCCCATGGAACTTCTCCCCGTATAAAATCTAtccccagaaaatccccccccaccTTGAAAAACGTTGGCTTACTTCCCAATGATAAATACTATATGTCAGGAATGGGCACATTTCATAACTTCTTGTGTTTCCTCCGGAGGTTGTGGGGGGTTATGTTATCtcccaagacatagttattgtacCTTTTAACTATACTAAAGGCTAgtggccctccaatttcttaGTCACTTAGAAAAGgtactagaacatttaatttccgttcgaatgagccttctcgtgatattctaggaAAATTGGTTTAATATGATCacccatacaaaaaaaagtaataaatttatACGGATCCGaaatcttccttctggcaaaattacaaaattctacagtttttctaaataggagcttgaaatctttaaACCAGGGTtatctggtacgctgaatctgatggtggaattttcattaaggctttttgacttttagggggtgtttcccccttctATAGAAATACAGCAAgtttttatcaggctcgtagcctttaatgggtaaaactaaacttcatGAGTGTTATATGTTCATTAAGGAATCAGCAAAACGAaccaattattttgatatatatactaatataaaaattccgttttttagagtttcggttactactgagccgtgtcgcttctttttactgtttgttaccacgaactgtttgatcatcaTACATATTTATTGACTAATTGCACCACCTCCTCCCACAAAATTTCCTGGTGGCTTCCCGTACACCATGGTATATCCCTAGAATTTGAGATACTTcacaaaacatttttgttaatttggaacagacttgctatttcagaattttcactCAGTTGAGCTCTATTCCAGCCACAGgttataatatatgttttgtGACACAAATGACTggaaaagttataaaaaatttttttttgtgtctgtttcAGTGGGATATGCTAATTGCAACGCTGTCTTGCGATATACATTTACTAAACTCACCAATTCAAAATACAGCCGTAAGAaccaaatacctaacctaaatatattttgaatgcaCCATTCGAAATTTTCTAGGATTATCCTTACCGTTATCAGAATTAAGAAGCTTTCATCAGCATCACCCAAAGGCTTAATAATAGAGGGTTTGATTTAAGCGTGGCTTAAGTCCAGTCTCAATGTCTCCAAAAGTGTAAACTTTTTAAGGTATTATGATTTCCACGGTATCAGATTAAATATTTGGCCAAGTGGTTTGAATCCGATCCGGAAATTCATCCCACCCTTCCATATTTGTCAGTAGATAACTGGCTATCCACAGGGGGTAAACCTAAATCGCTTCCCTTTGACAGAGGTTCCCCTACGACTCTATTTATCTAGGCTGCTTCAGTCCAGAGAACTCTGTCAATCTCCCCATAAACTAACCCCTATAGAAGCAATACTCAGTTTCAATTTAAAGATAAAAGATAAGAAGGGGCTCATGATATACACAAGCTTTGCTAGTTCGAATAGCTTGAAACTATCCATTCGTGAAAATTACTCTTTGagattttgaatttcaaaagtACCACATGGAGTGGGCTAAGTATGGTTCAAGTCATATCAAGGATCTCCAATCTGTATTGAGATACTCCAGTATCTAAAGCTCCTGGCTCACACAACCCCCTGATGTTCACAAAAATTCCCAACTAAGCTCGCTTGTATTTTAGAATCTTGAACGTTATCTCAAGACCtttaaatgtattaaaataaagattattttattacaaaaattcgTTCCGTATGGTTCAAGTCATATCAAGGATCTCCAATCTGTATTGAGATACTCCAGTATTTAAAACTCTTGTCTTACACAACTCCCTGATGTTCACAAAAACTCCCTACCAAACTCGCTTGTTTTTTTAGAACCTCGAACGTTATCTCTAAACCATTTAATGTATTAAGATAAAGAttccaaaaatttggaaaattttaaatttattaaaaaataaaaaaagaatattccaGAAATTTGTTCCCTCTTCTTCTCCACTTCCCTgtcttttatatataataaacacaGCAAGGGCATTaatctgtttttctttgtcCAAACAACTTGAACATAATATTCTTACCAGTAGGCTacaactattaaataaataacaatctAGATTTTAGATTGTTCGGCCGAGTCAAGACGTAGGCAATAATACTCCTAAACTAATGTCACTTACTGCACCGTACATAgacattc from Artemia franciscana chromosome 5, ASM3288406v1, whole genome shotgun sequence harbors:
- the LOC136027293 gene encoding homeobox protein SIX6-like, translated to MALSLGSLAFGMQNPATGQSPNFPLIPTSAFGLPSLSFSVAQVAAVCETLEDSGDIERLGRFLWSLPVAHPNLGELSSNESVLRARALVAFHMGSYRELYHIVESHRFTKDSHSKLQALWLEAHYLEAEKLRGRPLGPVDKYRVRKKFPLPRTIWDGEQKTHCFKERTRSLLREWYLQDPYPNPTKKRELAQATGLTPTQVGNWFKNRRQRDRAAAAKNRLNNHLPGTHVSLSSSKRAESSSPGGSDDDLGSRDEGRISPGDISIDSDDDISLDGPPSSASPQRPISPSEKSIEKDEPKPSLPKPNPIPSFASNLSPFAFGMSNFPYPSLAQPLSAYQGIPFNPFPFHPSHLSHLRFPRDFAGFDFTSPFAAMFPHINEPPHVRAAITVDHVHSAATSSDEAKVNQPESGSNC